CCTGCGCACGCAGCGCGCGGTGGCGACCGTCGAGGGCCACGTCGAGGAAGTCATGAACGGCGAGAAGGTCGTCAAGGTGTTCTGCCACGAGCGCCAGACCGAGGCGGCCTTCGACGAGCTGAACGACGAGCTCGAGGCGGCGGCGCGCGCGGCAAACTCCTACGCCAACACGCTCATGCCGATCCTCATGAACGCGGGCAACCTGCTCTACGTGATCGTGGCCGTGGCGAGCGGCGTCTTCCTGGTCACGGGCATCCCCAACCCGTCGCTCTCGGGCCTGCCGCTCTCGATCGCCGTCGCGGTGCCCTTCCTCAACATGACCAAGCAGTTCGCCAACCAGATCGGCCAGATCTCCAACCAGGTGAACTCCGTCGTCATGGGCCTCGCCGGCGCAGAGCGCATCTTCGAGCTGCTGGACGAACCCGTCGAGGAGGACGGCGGCTACGTCGAGCTCGTCGCCTGCACAATCGACGCGAACGGCACCGTGCGCGAGTGCGACCGCCGGGCGCACGACTGGGCCGGCCAGTGGGCCTGGCGCCACCCGCACCAGGCGGACGGCAGCGTGACCTACACCCCGCTCGCCGGCGACGTGCGCCTCTTCGACGTGGACTTTGCCTACGAGCCCGGCCACACCGTGCTCCACAACGTCTCGCTCTATGCCAAGCCGGGGCAGAAGGTCGCCTTCGTCGGCGCCACGGGCGCGGGCAAGACCACGATCACCAACCTGCTGAACCGCTTCTACGACATCGAGGACGGCAAGATCCGCTACGACGGCATCAACATCAACAAGATCAAGAAGCCGGACCTGAGGCGCTCGCTCGGCGTGGTCCTGCAGGACGTGAACCTGTTCACCGGCACCGTCATGGACAACATCCGATACGGGCGCCTCGACGCAACCGACGAGGAGTGCGTCGCCGCCGCGCGCCTGGCCGGCGCCGACGACTTCGTGCGCAGGCTCCCCGAGGGCTACGACACGATGCTGACCGACAACGGGGCGGCGCTCTCCCAGGGCCAGCGCCAGCTGCTCTCCATCGCGCGCGCCGCCGTGGCCGACCCGCCGGTCATGGTGCTCGACGAGGCCACGTCCTCGATCGACACGCGCACCGAGGCCATCGTCCAGCGCGGCATGGACGCGCTCATGACCGGGCGCACCACGTTCGTGATCGCGCACCGCCTGAGCACCGTGCGCAACTCCGACGTCATCATCGTGCTCGACCACGGCCGCATCATCGAGCGCGGCACCCACGACGAGCTGATCGCCAAGAGGGGCACGTACTACCAGCTCTACACGGGGGCCTTCGAGCTCGAGTAGCGAAAGGGACGGCGTGCATGGACGCCCCCGAGGTTCCTCCGGGAAGCGCGCTTCGCGGAACTTCCCTCCGGAGCCCCGGGGGCGTCGCGCTGTCGTGACTCGCTGGGAGCGAGGCAACGTGAGCCAGGCTGCCGCTCGCCGATGCGCCTACGGCGGCGAGCGGCAGGCGATCTCGCCGCAGGCGCGGGCTGCCTTTGTGCTCTTCTCGTTTCCGACGGGTTTCCTGGTCGACGATCAACTGGGACAACGGGAGCGGCTGCACGCCTGCGGCTCGCTGGCCGTCAGCGGGAGGTGCCGCGCGGTGGCGGCGAGGCCTCGCCGGGGGATGCGTCGCGATAGCCTGTTCCCATGTCGGTCGTCCTCTCACATACCACGGCGCTCGAGGCCCTCAGGAGCAGGGCGGCAGAGCCCCTGCTCGAGCGCGGCGTGCGCGCGGGCGTGTCGGTTCCCGACTCCCCGCCCACCGCCGCGGAGCTCAGGGGGGCGCTCGAGCGCTGCCCCGGGCTCACTGCCCCGCTCCACGTCGTCGCCTCACGCCGGGGCGGCGCCCCGGCGGGGCTCGCGGTCGTGCATGCCACGCGGGTCCCCCTCCCCGACGGCTCCGTCATCCGGCTCGCCGACGGCCTCTGGTGCTCCGCGCCCGAGCAGGTCCTCGTCCAGATGGCGCCCTCGCTCACGCGCCTGGAGCTCGTCTTCCTTCTCGGCGAGCTCCTGGGCACCTACGCCATCGCGCCCGACCGCGCGGAGGGGGCGCTCCGGAGGGAGGCGCCCGTCACGAGCCGGGCCCGCGTCCTCGCCCACCTCAATGCGCTCGGGCCCGTCCCCGGAACCGCGCAGGTGCGATCTGCGCTCGAGCTCGCCTGCGAGAACTCTGCGTCACCCGACGAGACGCGCCTCTCGATGCGCCTCGGGCTCAGGCCGGCGTTGGGCGGATACAACCTGCGCGTCCTTTCCATGAGCACTCCGACCGAGGTCGCGCGCGTCAGGTCGAGGCTCGAGCCCGGCGTGAGGATGCCCGACGTCCTGATCGGAACGATGAGCGCGAACGCGCCCTTCTCCGGCGTGTCCTTCGACTGCACCGGCGACGCCCCCGCGACGCCTCGGGACGTCGAGCGCGAGGCGCGCCGCCAGGACGAGATGCTCGCGGTCAACTTCAGGCACTACGCCCTCCCCAAGGCCCGCTACGACGACCTCGACCACATGGACGACGTCGTCGCGCGGGCGAGGGTCGACCTCGGCCTCGGCCAGCCGCACCTCACGCGCGACGAGGCGGCCCGCAGGAGGGCGCGCCGCGCGTGGCTGCGCGACGAGCTCGAGCTCATCGACGGCGTGCGATGGGACGGTCGCGAGCGCGAGGCGCTAGCGCTCGATCGGGCGCATCGAGACGCCCTCGACGACGAGGCTCGCCCCGCCGACGATCAGATAGGCGGCGATCACGTAGCCGATCACCACGCCCGAGAACGCCGGCATCAGCAGGAACGCGACGCCGCAGACGACGTTGAGCACGCCCGTGAACGTGGTGAGGCCGGAGTCGGGCAGGCCGAAGTAGCGCATCCGTCGCGCGTAGGTGATGCGCTCGGCGCCGGAGATGATGAACAGGAACGCCAGCAGGAAGACGACCGTGCCGGCCGTGAGATAGGCGGGCAGCGCGAGCAGCATCACGCCGAGAAGGGCGTTCAGCACGCCCATCACGAGCATCGTGGGGCTGCGGAAGAGCTCGGGCGTCCGCGCGTACGAGACGGTCTCGCCGATGCCGCCGGCGATGAGCGC
Above is a genomic segment from Olsenella timonensis containing:
- a CDS encoding ABC transporter ATP-binding protein, yielding MADKTATARGRAPKSIGRTALRVVKMLWKFYPVMLPTVLVCILVQCVVQATPNVFMERCLTVVGEFWESGDWAAAQPQVFTNAAILAVMYLASLVCNAVWQQLMAILTQGALKKFRCLMFDHMQDLPIRYFDTHPHGDVMSYYTNDVDALRQMIAQSLPQLFLTTLMLVSVGAIMVYYSLPLTLVVVGGAVVMALLAKTLAGRSARNFLRTQRAVATVEGHVEEVMNGEKVVKVFCHERQTEAAFDELNDELEAAARAANSYANTLMPILMNAGNLLYVIVAVASGVFLVTGIPNPSLSGLPLSIAVAVPFLNMTKQFANQIGQISNQVNSVVMGLAGAERIFELLDEPVEEDGGYVELVACTIDANGTVRECDRRAHDWAGQWAWRHPHQADGSVTYTPLAGDVRLFDVDFAYEPGHTVLHNVSLYAKPGQKVAFVGATGAGKTTITNLLNRFYDIEDGKIRYDGININKIKKPDLRRSLGVVLQDVNLFTGTVMDNIRYGRLDATDEECVAAARLAGADDFVRRLPEGYDTMLTDNGAALSQGQRQLLSIARAAVADPPVMVLDEATSSIDTRTEAIVQRGMDALMTGRTTFVIAHRLSTVRNSDVIIVLDHGRIIERGTHDELIAKRGTYYQLYTGAFELE
- a CDS encoding HdeD family acid-resistance protein, translating into MDRFNSDFDHVGDFVERWNASVRRTRTWTIVIGVLLVLAGIASAVAPLSIYALIQGVVAAALIAGGIGETVSYARTPELFRSPTMLVMGVLNALLGVMLLALPAYLTAGTVVFLLAFLFIISGAERITYARRMRYFGLPDSGLTTFTGVLNVVCGVAFLLMPAFSGVVIGYVIAAYLIVGGASLVVEGVSMRPIER